A single window of Halodesulfovibrio marinisediminis DSM 17456 DNA harbors:
- the lepA gene encoding translation elongation factor 4, with amino-acid sequence MAKLDNIRNFSIIAHIDHGKSTLADRILEITGLVSERDQREQYLDRMELERERGITIKAQAVRIPYKAKNGEEYVLNLIDTPGHVDFGYEVSRSLAACEGALLVVDSTQGVEAQTLANVYLALDHDHEIVPVLNKIDLPSADVDRVSAEIEESIGLDATEAVGVSAKTGLNVDQVLEAIVERLPAPKGDKDAPLKALIFDSWYDSYQGVIVMFRIIDGTVKKGDKIRLMATEKEYDITRLGVFSPEMVEMKELSAGEVGFLCATIKELGDAKVGDTITLANNPADKAIPGFKEVQPMVYCGLYPSDSQDYESLKYALEKLQLNDAAFQYEAETSQALGFGFRCGFLGLLHMEIIQERIEREFNIDLIATAPSVIYKVETADGVVHEVDNPAKLPDPSRTEALYEPFVRCEIHVPDEYVGNVLKLCEEKRGIQKDMKYLTTNRVIITYELPFAEIVYDFFDKLKSYTKGYASMDYEIIDYREANLVKLDMLINGDPVDALATIVHKDKAYYHGRAVALKLKRSIPRQLYEVVIQAAIGQKIIARERNAPLRKNVTAKCYGGDISRKRKLLEKQKEGKKRMKRMGNIELPQEAFLAALKIGDE; translated from the coding sequence ATGGCGAAACTGGATAACATTCGAAATTTCAGCATTATTGCGCACATTGACCATGGTAAATCTACTCTTGCGGACCGTATTCTTGAAATTACCGGTCTGGTAAGTGAGAGAGACCAGCGTGAGCAGTATCTCGACCGCATGGAGCTTGAACGCGAACGCGGTATTACCATTAAGGCACAGGCGGTACGTATTCCGTACAAGGCTAAAAACGGCGAAGAATACGTTTTGAACCTGATTGATACACCGGGCCACGTTGACTTTGGTTACGAAGTATCCCGCTCCCTTGCAGCCTGTGAAGGCGCTTTGCTTGTTGTGGACTCCACACAGGGTGTTGAAGCGCAGACTCTGGCTAACGTATACCTCGCATTGGATCACGATCATGAAATCGTGCCTGTGCTGAACAAAATTGATCTTCCAAGTGCTGATGTAGACCGTGTTTCTGCTGAAATTGAAGAAAGCATCGGTCTTGATGCGACAGAAGCTGTTGGCGTAAGCGCTAAAACAGGTTTGAACGTAGATCAGGTACTTGAAGCTATTGTAGAGCGTCTTCCTGCTCCTAAAGGAGATAAGGATGCGCCTCTTAAAGCGCTTATTTTCGACTCTTGGTATGACTCATATCAGGGTGTAATTGTTATGTTCCGTATAATTGATGGTACCGTGAAAAAAGGCGATAAAATACGTCTTATGGCTACCGAGAAGGAATATGACATTACTCGTCTTGGTGTGTTTAGTCCTGAAATGGTCGAGATGAAGGAACTGTCTGCCGGTGAGGTAGGGTTCCTTTGTGCGACTATTAAAGAACTGGGCGATGCTAAGGTTGGTGATACTATCACTCTGGCCAATAATCCTGCAGACAAAGCCATCCCTGGATTTAAAGAAGTTCAGCCTATGGTGTACTGTGGTCTCTATCCTTCAGATTCCCAGGATTATGAAAGTCTCAAGTACGCGCTTGAAAAATTGCAGTTAAACGATGCTGCGTTCCAGTATGAAGCAGAAACCTCTCAGGCTCTTGGTTTTGGTTTCCGCTGTGGTTTCCTTGGCCTTTTGCACATGGAAATTATTCAGGAACGTATTGAACGTGAGTTTAATATTGATCTTATCGCAACTGCGCCTTCTGTAATTTATAAGGTAGAAACAGCAGACGGCGTTGTTCACGAAGTGGACAACCCTGCAAAGCTGCCTGATCCAAGTAGAACAGAAGCATTGTATGAGCCATTTGTTCGTTGCGAAATTCACGTTCCAGACGAGTATGTTGGTAACGTGCTGAAGCTGTGTGAAGAAAAACGCGGTATTCAGAAGGATATGAAATATCTGACTACTAACCGTGTTATCATCACCTACGAACTGCCGTTTGCTGAAATTGTGTATGATTTCTTTGATAAGTTGAAATCATACACCAAAGGTTATGCTTCTATGGATTACGAGATCATCGATTACCGTGAAGCCAACCTTGTTAAGCTTGATATGTTGATTAACGGCGATCCGGTAGATGCTTTAGCAACTATTGTTCATAAAGATAAAGCCTACTACCACGGCCGTGCTGTAGCTCTTAAACTGAAACGCAGTATTCCGCGTCAGTTGTACGAAGTAGTTATACAGGCTGCCATTGGTCAAAAAATTATTGCACGTGAACGTAACGCGCCGCTGCGTAAGAACGTTACTGCGAAGTGTTACGGTGGTGATATTTCCCGTAAGCGTAAGCTCCTTGAGAAGCAGAAAGAGGGTAAAAAACGCATGAAACGCATGGGTAACATTGAGTTGCCACAGGAAGCGTTCCTTGCTGCTCTTAAAATCGGCGACGAGTAG
- the lepB gene encoding signal peptidase I, with the protein MGNTAGKSGLREYLEALGVALILALIIRSFVVQAFTIPSGSMLQTLQIGDYLLVNKFAYGVRFPFSIKETNPDAPSMWARYSVVQGSEMISVGDPEREDIVVFEYPRNPSVHYIKRVIGIPGDTIEIRNKVLYRNGRKVDEPYVQHTKVMPGPGDNYGPVIVPEGKYLMLGDNRDESYDSRFWGFVDRDAIVGNALIIYWSMDGMRSIRWDRLGMIVQQ; encoded by the coding sequence ATGGGTAATACAGCAGGTAAAAGTGGATTGAGAGAATATTTGGAAGCCCTTGGGGTGGCACTGATTCTAGCGTTAATTATCCGCTCCTTTGTAGTTCAGGCCTTTACCATTCCGTCAGGCTCCATGCTTCAGACTTTGCAGATCGGTGACTATCTGCTGGTTAACAAGTTTGCCTATGGTGTTCGGTTCCCGTTTTCAATTAAAGAAACAAATCCGGACGCACCGTCTATGTGGGCACGTTACTCTGTAGTACAGGGTAGCGAAATGATCTCCGTAGGCGATCCGGAACGTGAAGATATCGTGGTATTTGAATACCCGAGAAACCCTTCTGTTCATTACATCAAGCGTGTTATCGGTATCCCTGGTGACACAATTGAAATTCGAAATAAGGTATTGTACCGAAACGGCCGTAAGGTTGATGAGCCATACGTTCAGCATACGAAAGTAATGCCTGGCCCTGGAGACAACTACGGTCCGGTAATCGTGCCGGAAGGCAAATATCTTATGCTTGGTGATAACCGCGACGAGTCTTATGATTCCCGTTTCTGGGGCTTTGTAGACCGTGACGCGATTGTCGGTAATGCATTGATCATTTACTGGTCTATGGACGGGATGCGTTCTATCCGCTGGGATAGATTAGGCATGATAGTTCAACAGTAA
- a CDS encoding methyl-accepting chemotaxis protein yields the protein MSLSIRQKLILLIASGLVAITIIGGIGGKTAFQIFSSVESVNTHQDITKGLSDLKSITNEATRLALDCIVDKNEGDISQERLERIKQLTAENKAACNFLAPFVKNEKWLPEVRQSISNLLQATEIDLRNLIIDLTSTKADLTTKIKNTEKSISKQSDLLLSMTDNLARYYASRNALRSVRSEIADLKFASNSFSLITLKILMDKDSGISSKNASMLKSQLDTISSNIDSLSMLAQTSEELELCSQMEAAAKKLEEEGCRILPSLISEWTTTLHNLEVKFSKIDDVLDANSSTVLQIIQNRINDTTQQATELTNESNNIFEKGIWTSVIIYLLTALVLSGLGFTIIKGITTPLERTVNYANSIANGNLDAFIDYQHKDEIGELISSLQHMVSMLKELITEADEMKQQAVEKTSLAEKALEQARLANEQAEKAKQEGITEAASRLAAVVNHVTSSANELQQIVDDTSEQLSTQNSRLTETAVSMEQMHATVFDVSQNASSTSQHTQAAKEMATHGAAAVHKVTDGVSTVQINFNMMQQGLDELNTHANGIGEIMGVITDIADQTNLLALNAAIEAARAGEAGRGFAVVADEVRKLAEKTMQATHEVGNAVTAIQSGTHNTVEGMHSTTTAVSEVTSLAKEAGDNLAEIVSVVQTSSEQVASIAAAAEEQSTASEEINKAVSDVSRVSQDVFEAMKFARNTLGTLALQANELQAIITDLQNG from the coding sequence ATGTCACTTTCAATCAGACAAAAGCTCATTCTGCTCATTGCATCCGGTCTCGTTGCTATTACCATTATTGGCGGAATTGGTGGAAAAACAGCATTTCAAATTTTTTCATCAGTTGAGTCTGTAAACACTCACCAGGACATCACAAAAGGTCTTTCTGACCTTAAGTCAATTACGAACGAAGCTACGCGACTCGCTTTAGATTGTATTGTTGATAAAAATGAGGGTGACATCTCTCAGGAACGGCTAGAAAGGATCAAACAACTTACAGCAGAAAACAAGGCAGCCTGTAATTTTCTAGCTCCTTTTGTTAAAAATGAAAAATGGCTTCCAGAAGTAAGGCAGTCCATTTCAAATCTTTTACAAGCCACTGAAATAGATTTGCGTAATCTCATTATAGACCTGACCAGCACAAAGGCTGATCTGACTACAAAGATTAAAAATACTGAAAAAAGTATAAGCAAACAAAGCGATCTTCTACTCTCTATGACCGACAATCTAGCACGGTACTATGCATCCCGTAATGCTCTTCGAAGCGTACGTTCGGAAATTGCAGATCTCAAATTTGCTTCAAACAGTTTCTCTCTTATCACTTTAAAAATACTGATGGATAAAGATAGTGGTATCTCGAGTAAAAATGCATCCATGCTAAAATCACAGCTCGATACTATATCATCTAACATTGACTCCCTGAGCATGCTTGCGCAAACATCAGAGGAACTGGAACTTTGTTCTCAAATGGAAGCCGCAGCAAAAAAACTGGAAGAAGAAGGTTGCCGCATACTGCCTTCCCTAATTTCTGAATGGACAACCACGCTCCATAACCTTGAAGTCAAATTTTCAAAAATAGATGATGTACTTGATGCCAACAGCAGCACCGTTCTACAGATAATCCAGAACAGAATTAATGATACTACACAACAAGCCACCGAGCTTACCAATGAGTCCAACAACATATTTGAAAAAGGGATATGGACTTCAGTTATTATCTATTTGTTAACGGCTCTCGTATTATCGGGACTAGGATTCACCATTATAAAAGGAATCACAACTCCGCTTGAACGCACCGTTAACTATGCAAATTCTATTGCAAACGGCAACCTCGATGCATTCATCGATTATCAGCATAAGGATGAAATTGGCGAATTGATTTCCTCTCTGCAGCATATGGTTTCCATGCTTAAGGAACTCATCACAGAAGCCGATGAAATGAAGCAACAAGCGGTAGAAAAGACATCGCTTGCAGAGAAAGCACTTGAACAGGCCAGACTGGCAAACGAACAGGCAGAAAAGGCCAAGCAGGAAGGTATTACAGAAGCAGCGTCACGCCTTGCCGCGGTTGTGAACCATGTGACTTCATCTGCTAATGAATTACAGCAAATTGTTGATGACACCTCTGAACAGCTTAGTACACAAAACTCACGTCTTACTGAAACCGCTGTTTCAATGGAGCAAATGCATGCCACGGTATTCGATGTTTCACAAAATGCCTCCAGCACCTCACAGCACACCCAAGCTGCAAAGGAAATGGCTACGCATGGTGCAGCTGCTGTACATAAAGTGACGGATGGAGTTTCCACAGTACAAATCAACTTTAACATGATGCAACAAGGCTTAGACGAGCTAAATACTCATGCAAATGGTATTGGTGAAATCATGGGCGTAATCACTGATATTGCAGACCAGACTAACTTGCTTGCTCTCAACGCCGCCATCGAAGCTGCACGTGCTGGAGAAGCTGGACGAGGGTTTGCTGTCGTAGCAGATGAAGTACGTAAACTTGCAGAAAAAACTATGCAAGCAACGCACGAGGTCGGCAATGCAGTCACAGCAATCCAATCCGGAACCCACAACACTGTTGAGGGGATGCATAGTACAACAACAGCCGTTTCAGAAGTTACAAGCCTTGCAAAGGAGGCTGGAGATAACTTAGCTGAAATTGTCTCAGTTGTTCAAACTTCAAGTGAACAAGTTGCCTCCATAGCCGCGGCTGCTGAAGAACAATCAACAGCTAGTGAAGAAATCAACAAAGCTGTTTCTGATGTTTCCAGAGTTTCACAAGACGTTTTTGAAGCTATGAAATTTGCACGAAACACACTCGGAACATTGGCACTTCAAGCCAATGAGTTACAAGCCATCATTACAGACCTGCAAAATGGATAA
- a CDS encoding bacteriohemerythrin, protein MTLQNRLTASVAFLFGTVVLMFLTDFSLSGAENEFMRHTIQCTLMLTAFLVMVLTIINVRTQLISPLNNIHKFAQKIHKGNFDAQLEGSFNFEFKEVKDSLLGIIANFKEQISQAQKSNELIKITEEQSQRALNAAKEQDEKVQNMLASMQDVASRAHTLSTKAFGAVHELSSQIEQVNAGVDVQHMRMTETATAMEEMNCTVIEVAQNASSAATSASDSKENAETGADGVRRAVESIMQMEKRIFNLKETMGQLGMQADAISQIMVTISDIADQTNLLALNAAIEAARAGEAGRGFAVVADEVRKLAEKTMQATQEVGGAIELIQSHAQQNVQAVELAANDIALSTEAATESGKFMEEIVTIVDETAIQVSSIATASEEQSAASEEINRAISDVTRVASETATGMNSAANAVVELSGLVEELDSMISSLAKGNIENAAAIDGPLLIWNNDLSVGINSIDDQHKVLVSLINELHAAMKARRSHNELLDVIDNLKNYTVTHFGYEEDLFAKHGYPDTKEHVEQHRKFVSEVVDFENGVRSGKLTVTMDVMKFLKNWLTHHIKGTDKQYSGFLSSKGVN, encoded by the coding sequence ATGACTCTACAAAACAGACTTACAGCATCTGTTGCTTTTCTTTTCGGCACTGTCGTCTTGATGTTTCTCACCGACTTCTCACTTTCCGGTGCAGAAAATGAATTCATGCGGCATACAATTCAGTGTACCCTCATGCTTACGGCTTTTCTTGTAATGGTTCTCACCATCATCAATGTACGCACCCAGCTCATTTCTCCGCTCAACAATATTCATAAGTTCGCCCAAAAAATCCATAAGGGTAATTTTGATGCCCAGCTTGAAGGATCTTTTAACTTTGAGTTCAAAGAGGTTAAAGACTCACTGCTTGGAATAATTGCCAACTTTAAAGAACAGATATCCCAAGCTCAAAAAAGCAACGAACTCATTAAAATTACCGAAGAACAATCCCAACGCGCACTTAATGCGGCAAAAGAACAAGATGAGAAGGTGCAAAACATGCTTGCTTCAATGCAAGATGTAGCAAGTCGCGCCCATACCCTTTCCACTAAAGCATTCGGCGCAGTACACGAACTTTCTTCCCAAATCGAACAGGTTAACGCAGGAGTTGATGTTCAGCACATGCGAATGACTGAAACTGCCACTGCAATGGAAGAAATGAACTGCACCGTTATTGAAGTTGCGCAGAACGCTTCCAGTGCAGCAACTTCAGCTTCCGATTCTAAAGAAAATGCTGAAACCGGTGCTGACGGAGTTCGCCGTGCTGTTGAATCCATCATGCAGATGGAGAAACGTATTTTTAATTTGAAAGAGACGATGGGACAGCTCGGTATGCAGGCCGATGCAATCAGCCAGATTATGGTAACCATCTCTGACATTGCAGATCAAACTAACTTACTGGCACTAAACGCGGCTATTGAAGCAGCCCGTGCAGGTGAAGCAGGCCGTGGCTTTGCTGTTGTTGCAGACGAAGTTCGTAAACTTGCAGAGAAAACAATGCAGGCAACACAGGAAGTAGGCGGCGCTATTGAACTAATCCAGTCTCATGCCCAACAGAACGTACAGGCAGTTGAGCTTGCAGCAAATGACATTGCCCTTTCCACCGAAGCAGCGACTGAATCCGGAAAATTCATGGAAGAGATTGTGACCATCGTTGATGAGACAGCTATTCAGGTCTCCTCTATCGCAACTGCATCTGAAGAACAGTCCGCAGCATCTGAAGAAATTAACCGTGCCATTTCTGACGTAACCCGTGTTGCTTCTGAAACTGCAACAGGCATGAACAGTGCTGCCAATGCAGTTGTAGAGCTTTCCGGCCTTGTAGAAGAACTGGACTCCATGATTTCCAGTCTTGCAAAAGGTAATATTGAAAATGCTGCAGCCATCGATGGACCTCTCCTTATTTGGAATAACGACCTTTCAGTTGGAATCAATTCCATTGATGACCAGCACAAGGTTCTTGTTTCCTTGATAAACGAACTGCATGCCGCTATGAAAGCACGCCGCAGCCATAATGAGCTGTTAGATGTCATCGACAACCTGAAAAACTACACGGTCACTCACTTCGGCTATGAAGAAGACCTGTTTGCAAAACACGGTTACCCAGACACCAAAGAACACGTCGAACAACACCGCAAGTTTGTTTCAGAGGTTGTCGACTTTGAAAACGGTGTACGTTCCGGCAAGTTGACAGTCACCATGGATGTTATGAAGTTCCTAAAAAATTGGCTTACTCACCACATCAAAGGAACTGATAAACAGTACAGCGGATTCCTTTCATCAAAAGGTGTTAACTAA
- a CDS encoding YifB family Mg chelatase-like AAA ATPase — translation MITVVSCAALAGIDAFTVEMEVDLTRAGLPAFTMVGLAEGAVREAKERVMAALKNTGHKLPPSRITVNLAPADKRKAGSGYDLALALGLLGAAGIISSKALQGYFFVGELSLTGELKPVSGVLPIAIHAREMGAKGLIVAPDNAEEAAVVEGLPVYSMTTLGEVIEHVTGTTVFEAATPPVSEKSAALEWMLDFAEVKGQEHAKRAIEIAAAGNHNLLFVGPPGSGKTMLAKRIPTVLPRLTFEETLEVTKIYSVSGLLSKKRSLITDRPYRSPHHTISDVGLVGGGTYPKPGEVSLAHRGVLFLDELPEFKKSVLEVMRQPLEDGNVTICRSSISLSFPSDFMLVAAMNPCPCGYLTDDRHPCICNSRQVANYRSKLSGPLLDRIDLHVEVPAVKYDDLQSTTGISSVEMRLRIEAARKIQEERYKGTPLKTNADLSGRWLEKFTPITDAENTFLRNAVDALGLSARAYTRVLRIARTIADLEGAKDIAVAHIAEAINCRTLDRE, via the coding sequence GTGATTACTGTTGTCTCCTGTGCTGCTCTAGCTGGAATTGATGCCTTTACAGTTGAAATGGAAGTAGATTTAACCCGTGCCGGTCTGCCTGCATTTACTATGGTCGGCCTTGCGGAAGGTGCTGTTCGTGAAGCGAAAGAGCGTGTGATGGCTGCCTTGAAGAACACGGGGCATAAGTTGCCGCCGTCACGTATTACCGTGAACTTAGCTCCGGCAGATAAACGCAAGGCGGGAAGCGGGTATGATTTAGCCTTAGCCCTTGGCTTGCTGGGGGCGGCTGGAATTATTTCATCTAAAGCGTTGCAAGGGTATTTTTTTGTCGGTGAGCTTTCTTTGACGGGTGAGTTGAAGCCGGTGTCAGGTGTGTTACCAATAGCTATTCATGCCCGTGAGATGGGAGCAAAAGGACTTATTGTTGCACCGGATAACGCAGAAGAAGCAGCTGTTGTGGAAGGGCTGCCTGTGTATTCCATGACAACTCTTGGAGAGGTCATAGAACATGTAACTGGAACAACAGTGTTTGAAGCAGCAACTCCACCTGTGTCGGAAAAGAGTGCTGCATTAGAGTGGATGCTCGATTTTGCAGAGGTGAAAGGGCAGGAGCATGCTAAACGTGCAATTGAAATTGCTGCAGCCGGTAATCATAATTTATTATTTGTCGGCCCTCCAGGAAGCGGGAAGACCATGCTTGCAAAACGAATTCCTACCGTTTTGCCTCGTCTTACCTTTGAAGAGACCCTCGAAGTAACAAAGATTTATTCTGTCTCCGGCCTCCTTAGTAAAAAACGCTCTCTCATAACAGACCGTCCATATCGTTCTCCGCATCACACTATTTCTGATGTCGGTTTGGTTGGTGGCGGAACATACCCGAAACCGGGGGAAGTTTCCCTTGCACATCGCGGCGTACTTTTCCTTGATGAGTTGCCGGAGTTCAAAAAATCTGTGCTGGAAGTAATGCGTCAGCCTCTAGAAGATGGTAATGTTACTATCTGCCGTTCCAGCATTTCTTTGTCATTTCCATCAGACTTTATGCTAGTTGCCGCAATGAACCCGTGTCCTTGCGGGTATCTTACAGATGACCGGCATCCGTGTATTTGTAATAGCAGGCAAGTAGCAAATTATCGTTCTAAATTGTCGGGACCGCTGCTGGACAGAATTGATCTGCATGTTGAGGTGCCTGCGGTTAAGTACGATGACTTGCAGTCGACTACTGGTATTAGTTCTGTCGAGATGCGTTTGCGTATTGAAGCAGCTAGAAAGATTCAGGAGGAGCGGTATAAAGGAACACCGTTGAAGACGAATGCTGATCTTTCAGGTCGATGGCTTGAGAAGTTCACTCCGATTACAGATGCGGAAAATACGTTTTTGCGTAACGCGGTTGATGCTCTTGGGCTTTCCGCACGAGCTTATACTCGTGTACTACGTATTGCCAGAACAATAGCAGACTTGGAAGGTGCAAAGGATATCGCTGTAGCGCACATAGCTGAAGCGATAAACTGTCGAACTCTTGATAGGGAATAA
- a CDS encoding LysE family translocator translates to MLPDNFGEFLIAITILAMIPGADTMMVIRNSIRGGLTDGAITSAGICTGLFFHATISGCGLALILYNSAQLYHFIKIIGAFYIVWLGCQNLWDAKKRYASAKGAEELAARAEKVCVSRSFREGILSNVLNPKTAVFYITFMPQFMNSSGHPVAQIFFLTSIHFGISFIWQCLLASIVGKAKQVISAPKSRSYIEATAGSILVGLGLRLAASD, encoded by the coding sequence ATGCTACCGGATAATTTTGGCGAATTCTTAATCGCAATCACCATTCTTGCAATGATCCCGGGTGCAGATACCATGATGGTTATCCGCAACAGCATTCGAGGTGGACTTACAGATGGCGCAATAACCAGCGCAGGAATCTGTACGGGGCTCTTTTTCCACGCCACCATTTCCGGCTGCGGGCTTGCACTTATTCTCTACAACTCTGCTCAACTGTACCACTTTATTAAAATCATCGGTGCATTCTACATCGTCTGGCTTGGTTGCCAAAACTTATGGGATGCAAAAAAGCGGTACGCAAGCGCCAAGGGGGCTGAAGAACTTGCTGCCCGTGCAGAAAAAGTCTGTGTTTCAAGATCATTCAGAGAAGGAATTCTCTCTAACGTTTTGAACCCGAAAACTGCAGTATTTTACATTACCTTCATGCCGCAATTTATGAATTCAAGCGGACATCCTGTAGCCCAAATTTTCTTTTTAACGAGCATCCACTTCGGAATCTCGTTTATCTGGCAATGCCTGCTCGCCAGCATTGTGGGAAAAGCAAAACAGGTTATTTCTGCTCCTAAAAGCCGATCATACATTGAAGCAACAGCAGGCTCTATCCTTGTTGGACTTGGACTAAGACTAGCTGCGTCCGACTAG
- the rsgA gene encoding ribosome small subunit-dependent GTPase A — MQTDDMQKDSILSTLGWSEHFSQQLSEDETTEHVGRVSSIHAVLMNVWGKFGKVQMPLPGNWLGGKAEAKPTVGDWLVLDKNKQYPVRMLERKTVFVRRSPQNEKTVQLVAANLDTVFIVSSLNHDFSLSRLERYLALAIQSGAQPVIILTKADEANQSFVGSCVADAKTLYQNVPVLAVDGREERTATLLKDWCGHGHSIALVGSSGVGKSTLINTMMKEEVTLTGAIRDADSKGRHTTSSRTLYLMPCGGTIMDVPGFRELQLPPCEEVVKEVFHDIQELIESCAFVDCQHDQEPDCAVQQAIAAGKLTQRRLDNYHKLLEEQARTGTERTYTKRQERQMAPRPKTGGRPRRRSGGGKKGGKKKKKK; from the coding sequence TTGCAGACGGACGATATGCAGAAAGACTCGATTCTCAGCACACTTGGCTGGTCTGAACACTTCAGCCAACAGCTTTCCGAAGACGAGACCACGGAACACGTTGGTCGCGTTTCCAGCATACATGCAGTGCTTATGAATGTATGGGGCAAATTCGGAAAAGTGCAGATGCCACTTCCGGGTAACTGGCTTGGCGGTAAAGCAGAAGCTAAACCGACAGTCGGTGACTGGCTTGTACTCGACAAAAACAAGCAATATCCTGTGCGCATGCTGGAACGAAAAACCGTCTTTGTGCGTCGTTCTCCACAAAACGAAAAAACTGTCCAGCTGGTTGCAGCAAACTTGGACACAGTTTTTATTGTCTCCTCACTGAACCACGACTTCAGCTTATCCCGCCTCGAACGTTATCTGGCACTGGCAATCCAAAGCGGAGCCCAGCCGGTTATCATTCTCACCAAGGCAGATGAAGCAAACCAGTCCTTTGTAGGCAGCTGCGTTGCCGACGCAAAAACACTCTACCAAAATGTTCCTGTCCTTGCTGTAGACGGACGCGAAGAGCGCACAGCAACTCTCCTTAAAGACTGGTGCGGCCATGGCCACTCCATCGCCCTTGTAGGTTCTTCCGGTGTAGGTAAATCTACCCTCATCAACACAATGATGAAAGAAGAAGTCACCCTGACAGGTGCTATTCGCGATGCAGACAGTAAAGGTCGGCATACTACTTCCAGCCGCACCCTATACCTGATGCCATGTGGCGGTACCATCATGGATGTTCCAGGCTTCCGCGAACTACAACTCCCACCATGCGAAGAAGTAGTAAAAGAAGTTTTCCACGATATTCAGGAACTCATTGAAAGCTGTGCATTTGTCGACTGCCAACACGATCAGGAGCCAGACTGCGCTGTACAACAGGCTATAGCAGCAGGAAAGCTTACTCAACGCAGACTCGACAACTATCACAAACTGTTAGAAGAACAGGCTCGTACAGGCACAGAGCGAACCTACACCAAACGACAAGAACGCCAGATGGCTCCACGTCCGAAAACCGGCGGCCGACCACGACGCCGCTCCGGTGGTGGCAAAAAAGGCGGAAAAAAGAAGAAGAAAAAATAG